In the genome of Eriocheir sinensis breed Jianghai 21 chromosome 44, ASM2467909v1, whole genome shotgun sequence, one region contains:
- the LOC126980509 gene encoding sulfotransferase 1A3-like isoform X1, with product MCGWLVDPDIFYFHANIRTSCNRIKFHVSIFANILSKRILSEDTNKTISMAFRHQPMGVTVEDLSKEEIAALKVRGYGKFDHLVRVDPGGAVFPPEYRQLCEAYRSFAFRSDDVVVMSYPRSGSTWTREILWAMKHIDHLHLADLHHVNKRVFPVHYDTFSSYNEIDFSNFLEIPDNKDQGGEPSIMKLAAAATSPRIIASTMHFCHFHPDLLDSCKVVYVARNPKDVCLSSYLMYSRMGRFEGNLSAWTELFTGNSLIYGPYWQHLRQAWARRGHQNLHVMFYEDMKADILKELKRLNSFLETFLSDDQLLRIKEHTEFEKMKAREKKPFLKLVKPGGFYQGGQVGAWSSSASAELDDRMNAWIAANCGDLDLPPLYNMHKQ from the exons ATGTGCGGTTGGCTGGTTGACCCGGACATTTTTTATTTCCACGCCAACATCCGTACTTCTTGCAATCGAATCAAGTTCCACGTGTCGATTTTCGCCAACATTCTctcaaaaa gAATATTGAGTGAAGACACCAACAAAACTATCAGCATGGCTTTCAGACATCAGCCAATGGGTGTAACTGTGGAAGATCTTTCTAAAGAGGAAATTGCCGCCCTTAAGGTCCGGGGCTATGGCAAATTTGACCATCTTGTACGCGTCGATCCCGGAGGTGCTGTCTTCCCACCTGA ATACCGGCAGCTCTGCGAGGCATATCGCAGTTTCGCGTTCAGGAGTGATGACGTGGTGGTAATGTCGTATCCTCGTAGCGGCTCTACCTGGACCCGAGAGATCCTGTGGGCCATGAAGCACATTGATCATTTACACTTGGCTGACCTCCATCATGTGAACAAGCGCGTTTTTCCGGTTCACTAC GACACATTTTCATCGTACAACGAGATAGACTTTTCTAACTTCCTGGAGATCCCTGACAACAAGGATCAAGGAGGCGAGCCATCAATTATGAAGCTGGCGGCCGCGGCAACCTCGCCGAGAATCATCGCTAGCACAATGCATTTCTGTCACTTCCACCCTGACTTACTGGACTCTTGCAAG GTTGTGTACGTGGCCAGGAACCCAAAGGACGTATGTTTATCGTCCTATCTCATGTACTCACGCATGGGAAGGTTTGAGGGAAACTTGAGCGCCTGGACGGAGCTGTTCACCGGGAACAGCTTGATATACGGCCCATACTGGCAACACCTGCGGCAGGCGTGGGCCAGACGTGGCCACCAGAACCTGCATGTCATGTTCTATGAAGACATGAAGGCTGACATCTTGAAAGAACTCAAAAGGCTGAACAGCTTCTTGGAAACGTTCCTCAGTGATGACCAGCTGCTTCG AATCAAGGAACACACTGAGTTTGAGAAAatgaaagcaagagaaaagaaaccATTCCTGAAGCTCGTAAAACCTGGCGGTTTCTATCAAGGAGGACAGGTCGGCGCCTGGAGCAGTTCTGCTTCTGCCGAGTTGGACGACCGGATGAATGCCTGGATTGCAGCGAACTGCGGCGACTTGGACTTGCCTCCCCTGTACAATATGCATAAGCAGTGA
- the LOC126980509 gene encoding sulfotransferase 1A3-like isoform X2 has protein sequence MPVILRGEPVTPCKLGILSEDTNKTISMAFRHQPMGVTVEDLSKEEIAALKVRGYGKFDHLVRVDPGGAVFPPEYRQLCEAYRSFAFRSDDVVVMSYPRSGSTWTREILWAMKHIDHLHLADLHHVNKRVFPVHYDTFSSYNEIDFSNFLEIPDNKDQGGEPSIMKLAAAATSPRIIASTMHFCHFHPDLLDSCKVVYVARNPKDVCLSSYLMYSRMGRFEGNLSAWTELFTGNSLIYGPYWQHLRQAWARRGHQNLHVMFYEDMKADILKELKRLNSFLETFLSDDQLLRIKEHTEFEKMKAREKKPFLKLVKPGGFYQGGQVGAWSSSASAELDDRMNAWIAANCGDLDLPPLYNMHKQ, from the exons ATGCCAGTAATTCTGAGAGGAGAACCCGTGACACCTTGTAAATTAG gAATATTGAGTGAAGACACCAACAAAACTATCAGCATGGCTTTCAGACATCAGCCAATGGGTGTAACTGTGGAAGATCTTTCTAAAGAGGAAATTGCCGCCCTTAAGGTCCGGGGCTATGGCAAATTTGACCATCTTGTACGCGTCGATCCCGGAGGTGCTGTCTTCCCACCTGA ATACCGGCAGCTCTGCGAGGCATATCGCAGTTTCGCGTTCAGGAGTGATGACGTGGTGGTAATGTCGTATCCTCGTAGCGGCTCTACCTGGACCCGAGAGATCCTGTGGGCCATGAAGCACATTGATCATTTACACTTGGCTGACCTCCATCATGTGAACAAGCGCGTTTTTCCGGTTCACTAC GACACATTTTCATCGTACAACGAGATAGACTTTTCTAACTTCCTGGAGATCCCTGACAACAAGGATCAAGGAGGCGAGCCATCAATTATGAAGCTGGCGGCCGCGGCAACCTCGCCGAGAATCATCGCTAGCACAATGCATTTCTGTCACTTCCACCCTGACTTACTGGACTCTTGCAAG GTTGTGTACGTGGCCAGGAACCCAAAGGACGTATGTTTATCGTCCTATCTCATGTACTCACGCATGGGAAGGTTTGAGGGAAACTTGAGCGCCTGGACGGAGCTGTTCACCGGGAACAGCTTGATATACGGCCCATACTGGCAACACCTGCGGCAGGCGTGGGCCAGACGTGGCCACCAGAACCTGCATGTCATGTTCTATGAAGACATGAAGGCTGACATCTTGAAAGAACTCAAAAGGCTGAACAGCTTCTTGGAAACGTTCCTCAGTGATGACCAGCTGCTTCG AATCAAGGAACACACTGAGTTTGAGAAAatgaaagcaagagaaaagaaaccATTCCTGAAGCTCGTAAAACCTGGCGGTTTCTATCAAGGAGGACAGGTCGGCGCCTGGAGCAGTTCTGCTTCTGCCGAGTTGGACGACCGGATGAATGCCTGGATTGCAGCGAACTGCGGCGACTTGGACTTGCCTCCCCTGTACAATATGCATAAGCAGTGA
- the LOC126980509 gene encoding sulfotransferase 1A3-like isoform X3, whose amino-acid sequence MAFRHQPMGVTVEDLSKEEIAALKVRGYGKFDHLVRVDPGGAVFPPEYRQLCEAYRSFAFRSDDVVVMSYPRSGSTWTREILWAMKHIDHLHLADLHHVNKRVFPVHYDTFSSYNEIDFSNFLEIPDNKDQGGEPSIMKLAAAATSPRIIASTMHFCHFHPDLLDSCKVVYVARNPKDVCLSSYLMYSRMGRFEGNLSAWTELFTGNSLIYGPYWQHLRQAWARRGHQNLHVMFYEDMKADILKELKRLNSFLETFLSDDQLLRIKEHTEFEKMKAREKKPFLKLVKPGGFYQGGQVGAWSSSASAELDDRMNAWIAANCGDLDLPPLYNMHKQ is encoded by the exons ATGGCTTTCAGACATCAGCCAATGGGTGTAACTGTGGAAGATCTTTCTAAAGAGGAAATTGCCGCCCTTAAGGTCCGGGGCTATGGCAAATTTGACCATCTTGTACGCGTCGATCCCGGAGGTGCTGTCTTCCCACCTGA ATACCGGCAGCTCTGCGAGGCATATCGCAGTTTCGCGTTCAGGAGTGATGACGTGGTGGTAATGTCGTATCCTCGTAGCGGCTCTACCTGGACCCGAGAGATCCTGTGGGCCATGAAGCACATTGATCATTTACACTTGGCTGACCTCCATCATGTGAACAAGCGCGTTTTTCCGGTTCACTAC GACACATTTTCATCGTACAACGAGATAGACTTTTCTAACTTCCTGGAGATCCCTGACAACAAGGATCAAGGAGGCGAGCCATCAATTATGAAGCTGGCGGCCGCGGCAACCTCGCCGAGAATCATCGCTAGCACAATGCATTTCTGTCACTTCCACCCTGACTTACTGGACTCTTGCAAG GTTGTGTACGTGGCCAGGAACCCAAAGGACGTATGTTTATCGTCCTATCTCATGTACTCACGCATGGGAAGGTTTGAGGGAAACTTGAGCGCCTGGACGGAGCTGTTCACCGGGAACAGCTTGATATACGGCCCATACTGGCAACACCTGCGGCAGGCGTGGGCCAGACGTGGCCACCAGAACCTGCATGTCATGTTCTATGAAGACATGAAGGCTGACATCTTGAAAGAACTCAAAAGGCTGAACAGCTTCTTGGAAACGTTCCTCAGTGATGACCAGCTGCTTCG AATCAAGGAACACACTGAGTTTGAGAAAatgaaagcaagagaaaagaaaccATTCCTGAAGCTCGTAAAACCTGGCGGTTTCTATCAAGGAGGACAGGTCGGCGCCTGGAGCAGTTCTGCTTCTGCCGAGTTGGACGACCGGATGAATGCCTGGATTGCAGCGAACTGCGGCGACTTGGACTTGCCTCCCCTGTACAATATGCATAAGCAGTGA